DNA from Anaerolineae bacterium:
TCGTCGCAGACGATGAACGAAGGGTTGACCGCCAGGGCGCGGGCGATGCCGATGCGCTGGCGCTGGCCGCCCGAGAACTCATGCGGATAGCGGTTGACGAAGTAGGGGTTGAGGCCCACCACCTGGAGCAGTTCCTGCACCCGCTCGCGGCGCTCTTTGCCCGTGGCAATATTGTGCACTTCCAGGGGTTCCCCGACGATATTGCCGACGGTCATGCGCGGGTTGAGGGAGGCATAGGGGTCCTGGAAGATCATCTGCATTTTGCGGCGCATGCGGCGCAGTTGTTCGCCCTTGAGCTGGACCAGGTTGACGCCCTCGAACCAGACGTCGCCGGCAGTGGGGCGGTACAACTGCAAGATAGCGCGCCCGGTGGTGGACTTGCCGCACCCGCTCTCCCCCACCAATCCCAGGGTCTCGCCGCGGCGGATAAAGAAGCTGATGCCGTCCACGGCCTTGATCGTACCGACCTGCCGCTGAATGATGATGCCCTGGGTGATGGGAAAATGCATCTTCAGGTTTTCCACCCGCACCAGGATTTCGTTTTTGCCCGTCTCGTTGGTTCCTGTCATTGCCGTCTCCATTATTATCACACGAGAAACATGATGGCTTACGCTTTGGGGGTCTTCGTGATATCCGCCCAGCATGCTAGCAGATGCCCCCGTCCGATGGGTTCCAGGGGCGGATTTTCCTTCCAGCATTTGTCCATGACCCAGGCACAGCGCGGGGCGAATGGACAGCCTTCCGGCGGCGAGAGCAGGTCGGGCGGCATGCCCTCGATGGGAGTGAGCTTGGCCTTGCGCGGCATATCGAGGCGGGGGATGGAGCGCAGGAGGCCCAGGGTGTAGGGATGACGAGGGTTGCCGTAGAGTTCCTTGACGCCGGCCAGCTCGATGATGAAGCCGGCATACATGACGGCCACGCGATCGGCCAGGCCGGCGACCACCCCCAGGTCGTGGGTGATCCAGATGATGGCCATGCCGATCTCCTGCTTCAGCCGCTTCACCAGGTCCAGAATCTGTGCCTGAATGGTCACGTCCAAC
Protein-coding regions in this window:
- a CDS encoding dipeptide ABC transporter ATP-binding protein, encoding MTGTNETGKNEILVRVENLKMHFPITQGIIIQRQVGTIKAVDGISFFIRRGETLGLVGESGCGKSTTGRAILQLYRPTAGDVWFEGVNLVQLKGEQLRRMRRKMQMIFQDPYASLNPRMTVGNIVGEPLEVHNIATGKERRERVQELLQVVGLNPYFVNRYPHEFSGGQRQRIGIARALAVNPSFIVCDEPISALDVSIQAQIINLLEELQDQFGLTYLFIAHDLSVVRHISNRVAVMYLGKIMELADRDELYENPLHPYSKALLSAVPIPDPVVEEKRQRIILKGDVPSPANPPKGCNFCTRCPEVMDICREEEPGFVDVGGEHWVACWRVGH